One genomic region from Natrinema caseinilyticum encodes:
- a CDS encoding acyl-CoA carboxylase subunit beta, with protein MTDDPFEEVAEAKRTVSDDAREEAVARQHELGKLTARERIDYVLDDGTFEEIGRLASPMPTTPETTDWEREDAPADGVVTGYGEIDGRSVALFATDFTVKGGSIGHAGGRKMARVANRALDRGLPLIMLHDGGGHRIQEGLDAAPFARGDNGFSKLQTALSGWVPVVSAMMGPAFAAPTNFAALSDFVPIVEGTGTMGVAGPSLVEAALGVDGTKEELGSARFQTTETGMADLACEDDEACLDAIRRFLSYLPRNARREPPTIDSRPPAVDGERLREIVPSSPRKGYDIDAIIEGIVDRASVFELKPTYARNVVTAFARLEGEPIGVVANNPRIKAGTIDTGASEKAAHFAAVCDAYGLPIVTLADVPGILPGPDSEREGIARHSAKLPFELARATVPIASVVLRRGYGFGYVAMGGGRSIDSELSVLWPTAEVAAMGIEGAVDIAYRREIEAADDPETRRSELIEKFKDRTDAVRASSRVGTDGVVQPEDTRERIVRAFARADEPRENDWPPKKRPIDPI; from the coding sequence ATGACGGACGACCCCTTCGAGGAGGTCGCCGAAGCGAAGCGAACGGTTTCCGACGACGCGCGCGAGGAGGCCGTCGCACGCCAGCACGAACTCGGCAAGCTGACCGCCCGCGAGCGTATCGACTACGTGCTCGACGACGGCACGTTCGAGGAGATCGGCCGTCTCGCATCGCCGATGCCGACGACGCCGGAAACGACCGACTGGGAGCGCGAGGACGCTCCCGCGGATGGTGTCGTCACGGGTTACGGCGAGATCGACGGCCGCTCGGTCGCGCTCTTCGCCACCGACTTCACGGTCAAGGGCGGTTCGATCGGGCACGCCGGCGGCCGGAAGATGGCGCGGGTCGCCAACCGCGCCCTCGACCGGGGGCTGCCGCTGATCATGCTTCACGACGGGGGCGGCCACCGCATCCAGGAGGGCCTCGACGCGGCGCCGTTCGCCCGCGGTGACAACGGTTTCTCGAAGCTCCAGACGGCCCTCTCCGGCTGGGTTCCCGTCGTCTCCGCGATGATGGGGCCGGCCTTCGCCGCGCCGACGAATTTCGCGGCCCTGTCGGACTTCGTCCCGATCGTCGAGGGCACGGGAACGATGGGCGTCGCCGGCCCGTCGCTCGTCGAGGCCGCCCTCGGCGTCGACGGCACCAAAGAGGAACTCGGCAGCGCGCGGTTCCAGACGACCGAAACCGGTATGGCCGATCTCGCGTGCGAGGACGACGAGGCCTGTCTCGACGCGATCCGACGGTTCCTCTCGTACCTGCCCCGAAACGCCAGACGGGAGCCCCCGACCATCGACTCGCGACCGCCGGCCGTCGACGGCGAGCGGTTGCGTGAGATCGTCCCCTCGAGCCCGCGGAAGGGATACGACATCGACGCGATCATCGAGGGAATCGTCGACCGGGCCTCGGTGTTCGAACTCAAACCGACCTACGCTCGGAACGTGGTCACCGCGTTCGCTCGCCTCGAGGGCGAGCCGATCGGCGTCGTCGCCAACAATCCGCGGATCAAGGCGGGGACGATCGACACGGGCGCGTCGGAGAAAGCCGCTCACTTCGCGGCGGTCTGCGACGCGTACGGGCTCCCGATCGTGACGCTGGCCGACGTGCCCGGGATCCTGCCCGGTCCCGACTCGGAGCGCGAGGGTATCGCCCGACACTCCGCGAAACTCCCCTTCGAACTCGCGCGCGCGACGGTTCCGATCGCCAGCGTCGTCCTCCGACGCGGCTACGGGTTCGGCTACGTGGCGATGGGCGGCGGTCGGTCGATCGACTCGGAGCTTTCGGTGCTGTGGCCGACGGCCGAGGTCGCGGCCATGGGCATCGAAGGCGCCGTCGACATCGCCTACCGCCGAGAGATCGAAGCCGCCGACGACCCCGAAACCCGACGCTCGGAGCTGATCGAGAAATTCAAAGACAGGACCGACGCCGTCCGCGCGTCCTCTCGCGTCGGGACCGACGGCGTCGTCCAGCCCGAAGACACCCGCGAGCGGATCGTTCGCGCGTTCGCTCGAGCGGACGAGCCGCGCGAGAACGACTGGCCGCCCAAGAAACGACCGATCGATCCGATCTGA
- a CDS encoding PLP-dependent cysteine synthase family protein: MKGSILDTIGSPLVQVDSPEGATVAAKIESFNPGGSAKDRPAREMIRAAERDGVIEPGDWLVEPTSGNTGIGLALVAAARGYDLTIVMPASKSKERRQIMAAYGADLELVEGEMEDARARADELESEGAIQLGQFENPANPEAHYKTTGEEIVEQVGDREVDAFVAGVGTGGTLSGTGRRLREEFPEMDIVAVEPARNPVLSTGEAGHDEFQGMGPGFVSDNLDVDLIDRVETVTLEDAEAECRRLAREEGVLVGQSSGATSLASQRVAREIADPEVVCPDVPTAFDDVGQPASQETDGGRTADDCPLVVTVFWDSGERYLSTGLFD; this comes from the coding sequence ATGAAAGGGAGCATTCTGGACACCATCGGCTCGCCGCTCGTCCAGGTCGATTCGCCCGAGGGCGCGACGGTCGCCGCGAAGATCGAATCGTTCAACCCCGGCGGCTCGGCCAAAGACCGGCCGGCTCGCGAGATGATCCGGGCCGCCGAACGCGACGGGGTGATCGAACCCGGCGACTGGCTCGTCGAACCGACCAGCGGAAACACCGGTATCGGGCTCGCACTGGTCGCGGCCGCACGCGGCTACGATCTGACGATCGTCATGCCGGCGTCGAAATCCAAGGAGCGCCGACAGATCATGGCCGCGTACGGGGCCGACCTCGAGCTGGTCGAGGGCGAGATGGAAGACGCCCGCGCCCGCGCCGACGAACTCGAGTCGGAGGGTGCGATCCAGCTGGGGCAGTTCGAAAATCCCGCGAACCCCGAGGCCCACTACAAGACGACGGGCGAGGAAATCGTCGAGCAGGTCGGCGACCGCGAGGTCGACGCGTTCGTGGCCGGCGTCGGGACCGGCGGAACGCTCTCGGGAACCGGTCGCCGCCTCCGCGAGGAGTTTCCGGAGATGGACATCGTCGCCGTCGAACCGGCCAGAAACCCGGTCCTCTCGACCGGCGAGGCGGGTCACGACGAGTTCCAGGGGATGGGGCCGGGATTCGTCAGCGACAACCTCGACGTCGACCTGATCGACCGCGTCGAAACGGTGACACTCGAGGACGCCGAAGCGGAGTGTCGCCGACTCGCGCGCGAGGAAGGGGTTCTCGTCGGTCAGTCGAGCGGCGCGACGAGTCTGGCCTCGCAGCGGGTCGCCCGCGAGATCGCCGATCCCGAAGTCGTCTGTCCGGACGTGCCGACCGCCTTCGACGACGTGGGACAGCCGGCTTCGCAGGAAACCGATGGTGGACGGACGGCTGACGACTGCCCGCTCGTCGTCACGGTCTTCTGGGATAGCGGCGAACGGTACCTCTCGACCGGGTTGTTCGACTGA
- a CDS encoding TlpA family protein disulfide reductase, which translates to MSLETMRPNPTWDAASYGDAVDTLAAHDDELVYKIWGGDWCKDCRALLPDLGAALEAAGIPSERIEEYALDEDKQGPGVEEYDVEFIPTVVVETDDGEEITRFVEEEPVPPAVWLADQIDAALETA; encoded by the coding sequence ATGAGTCTCGAAACCATGCGGCCGAACCCGACCTGGGACGCGGCCTCCTACGGGGACGCGGTCGACACGCTCGCAGCGCACGACGACGAACTGGTGTACAAGATCTGGGGCGGCGACTGGTGCAAGGACTGCCGCGCGCTGCTTCCCGATCTCGGCGCCGCGCTCGAGGCGGCCGGGATTCCGAGCGAGCGAATCGAGGAGTACGCGCTGGACGAGGACAAGCAGGGTCCCGGCGTCGAGGAGTACGACGTCGAGTTCATCCCGACCGTGGTCGTCGAAACCGACGACGGCGAGGAGATCACCCGATTCGTCGAGGAGGAACCCGTTCCGCCGGCGGTCTGGTTGGCCGACCAGATCGACGCCGCGCTCGAGACGGCGTAA